TGGAGGTCGGTTTAGGGTGGAGAGAATACGGATCTTACTGATAGCGGCTCCCGGAGAAAGCAGGGGGGCATACCTACAGGTTTTGCAGGGCTTCGATGTGGAGTGTGATGTTGCTGAATCGCTTCATGACGTCGTTCGCGAACATAGCAAGGTTAAATATAGCGGGTTTTTGATTGATATACCAACGCTGCTCAGGTCGTCGGCTGCAGATAAGGCCGAGGCTAACCTGCTTAGTGATAATTTTCCGGTAATGCGTTTGAGTCACAAATCAGCTGATGGAATTCGTTGTATACCGACAGGTAAATTTTCCGGACACGGATCAACTTTGGCCGAGTTTTTCAAAGAAAGCTGCCAGAACTTTACCGCAAGGTCTTTGCGCGGTACCAAAAGGGCTAATAAGGTATTGAATGTACTGTTGAACCGGGATATCAACTCCAAGAACAGCCACATGGAAAAAAGCGTGGCTTTGAATTTTTCAGAAGAAGGCTGTTTTCTGTATTCGGTTTCAAGGTGGAGGAAAGGTGATACTCTCTGGATTGCCATTATGGAGCTGAACGATAAAACTCCGATAAAATCTGAAGTGCAGTGGGCTGTTCCTTGGGGTGTTAAATCCCAGATGCCGGGTATAGGGGTCAACTTCCTGTCTTTATCTGAAGATCAGGCTGATCAGATTGAAGCAATAATTCGTGCTAAGAAGGTGTAATGTGGGTGAGCTGAAAGAAGATAAGAATTTTGAGAGGCTGCTGGAATGCATGGCCCGAGGAATTCTGGTTGGTGGATCGGTTGGGGCCATTGCCGGATGGTTTTTCATGGATATTCAGCGTGCCTTGTTGCTGGGGATGCTGGTTGGCTGCGTTGCCGGACTGACCATGAAAAATGTTCGCGATAAAAGGGATAAGGAAGATTAGTTTTAATATTATTCCATAAAAGTAAAGACCGTCCTGCAGCTGCAGGACGGTCTTTACTTTTATGGGTATAAATCTATAAAATCTGACTTAAAAAGGCCTTAGTCCGTTCAGATTCCGGGCAGGTAAAGAAATGTTCAGGATCGCCTTTTTCTATGATCATGCCCTGGTCCATGAAGAGGACTTCGTCGGCAACTTCCCGGGCAAATCCCATTTCGTGGGTTACGACGACCATGGTCATGCCCTCTTTGGCTACTCTTTTCATTACTTCGAGAACTTCACCCACCATTTCGGGGTCAAGCGCAGAGGTCGGCTCATCAAAAAGCAGAACCTTGGGGCCCATCGCCAGTGAGCGGGCTATCGCGACACGCTGCTGCTGGCCGCCTGAGAGCTGGGTCGGATATACCCCGGCCTTGTCATGGATGCCTACTTTTTTTAGCAGTTCCATGGCAATCTCACCTGCTTCTTTTTTTGATCTTTTCCTAACCACAGTCTGGGCGATGGTCAGGTTTTCCAGCACTGTCTTGTGCGGGAAAAGGTTAAACGACTGAAATACCATACCTACTTCTTCACGGATTTTGTTGATATTTGTCTTTGGAGATAGAATATCAACTTCATCGATGTAGATATGGCCGGAATCAGCGTATTCGAGTCTGTTCAGGCAGCGCAGGAAAGTTGATTTGCCGGACCCGGAAGGTCCGATGACAACAACTACCTGCCCCTTGTTCACTGTATGTGACACGTTGGAAAGGGCCTGAACTTCGTGGGGAACGTAAAAAGTTTTATATATATTTTGTACTTCGATCATTATCTCTGCACCATTTTCTTTTCAAGATACTGGACAAACATAGAGAAAGCAAAGGTCAGCAGCAGGTAGAGCAGGGCACAAAGAAACCACAGCTCAAAAGGTTGAAGGCTGGTGGAAACAGCTTCCCTTGTTCCTTTAGTCAGTTCTCTAATGGCAATAACTCCAAGCAGAGAGGAGTCCTTGATCATGCTGATAAACTGTCCTGCAAGCGGAGGAAGAATTCTTCTGAACGCCTGCGGCAGGATGATATGTTTCATTGCATAATATTTAGACATCCCCAAAGAGCGGGCAGCTTCCATCTGGCCACGGGCCACTGATTGGATTCCAGCCCGGACGATTTCAGCAACATATGCTCCGGCAAAAATAGCAAGAGATGCTATACCGAACCAGAGCGGCGGTATCTGGGGAATATCATATTTAGCGAGCATATTGTTTACCAGTGTTCCCAGTACAAAGTACCAGATAAACATCTGCACAAGCAGCGGTGTGCCGCGAATAAGCTCAATATATGTAATGGCGGAGAGTTTCAGGGCCGGGTTTTGGGAAATACGGGCCAGTCCGGTGAAAAGTCCAAGCAGGATACCGAAAACAATGGCTATGGCGCTGACCTTGAGGGTTACAAATAAACCGTCAAGGATAACACCCGGTTTCCACTCTTTTTCCACGCCGATGGCGTCTCCCACGAACACTGAATCATCTTCATACACGCGCAATCCGGACACCGGAACTTCATACTGCACTGATTCATGGTTTTCACCTTTCACGGTCACAATAGCGTTGTCGCCCTGTTTTTTGATAGAGGTGACGTTACCTTCAATCGCAGAATTGATGCTGATTTCATCCTGGTAGTAGAAGTAGTTCGGAATACGCTCCCAACGCCAGACGTAGTCAACCTGCTGTGTAGCCCAGTAAAGTCCGAATATGGTGGCAAACAGGCCGATGAAAAAAACAGTCTTCCAGAAAATTACGTAGTTCCGGCCTTTGCCGGGAGCTCTCATTGATGTTCCACTCATAATTGATCAAGCCGATTTTTTAAAATTTAAGTTCTTACAAACAAAAACAGATTGTTGATAAAGGATCGGCCAATTGGCGCTTGGAACCGATCATATTTCAACAACCTGAAGCAGGGACGGTTCAAGACCGTCCCTGGATGTTTTGCTTATTACTGGATGCTTTTACGCCACGCGGTGCTTTCGAACCACTTGTGGTAAAGCTTTTCGTAACGTCCGTCGTTTTTGAGCTGATGCAGGAAGTTGGTCAGGAAGTTCAAAAAGTCGGGATCGCCTTTGCGGATACCCCAGCCCAGAGGCTCATAGGTGAAGGGCTTATCCAGAAAGAACAGTTTGCCGTTACCCTGCTCGGACATGAAGATAGCGTTGAAGGGCAGGTCGTAGATCATAGCATCTGCTTTGCCGTTCAGAACTTCGAGAGCAGCATCGGTCTCAAGATCGAAAGACTTGTAGTTTGCTTTAGGCAGAAGTCGTTTAGCAGCCTGCTCGCCAGTTGTTCCAAGCTTGGAAACAATTGTGTACTCGGGTTTGTTCAGATCCTTGTAGGATTTGATTTTACCTTCAAGTTTCTTGTTGACCAGAGCAGTCTGCCCTACAACCATAAAAGGTTCTGCGAAGTTGATCTGTAGGTTACGTTCCTGGTTGACAGTCATACCTGCTGTAATGATGTCAATTTTGTCAGTCAGGAGAGCGGGGATGATGCCGTCGAATTCCATGTTGACCGGAACAAATTTAACACCCATGGCTTTAGCCATTTCACGGGCGAGGTCGATTTCGAAACCGACAATGCGGCCTTTTTTGTCAGTCATCTGAAAAGGAATGTAGCCGGATGCGATACCGCAACGGAGCTCACCGTTTTTCAGGATGGTGTTGAGGGTGGATTTCTTGGCCAGATCGATGTCGGATGCATTAGCGGTGGCTGCAAAACATAGAGCCAGCACCATGATCAGCATCATGCAAATTCTTTTCATATCTTTCTCCTTTAAAGTCCTTGTCTGCATTTAAGTCAAAATACCTGATGGCAGAAGGCGATCAACCGTATTTACCTTCTGTAAGAACTTCCTTAACAATCATTTCAACCTTGCAGACAGGGCAGGTCGGCATTGATTCTTTAGGGAAGTACACAATACGGGTGTCACGGCATTTCGGGCAGATTACTTCCACAGCTTCCTGCCGCTCCTGTTTGACTTTGTTTTTCATTTAGTAGAGCCCCTTTGAAAAAAAGAATCTGGAAAATTAACTTTTTTTTGAATAAAGTTCAAGAAAACATTTTTTAACTACCCTTATAATTCAAGGAAAACAATATTGTCCATGGAAACCTTTGTTGACATGGTTACTTTTTTATATAATTTTCATGTTTGTGATTTTAGGGTATTTAAACTTATTTGGAGGAATATTTATGAAGAAGATTATAGTGTCTTTGCTGTTGGCTATTCTTGCTGCAACACCTGCTTTTGCCGGAAAAAAAGTGATCAGCATTGCTTCCGACTGCACCTGGCCGCCCATGGAATTTGTTAATAAAGATAAACAGATTGTAGGTTTTTCCGTCGATCTCATGAAGGCTTGCGCTAAAGCAGCCGGCTATGAAGTGAAAATCAAGAACGTTGCTTGGGACGGAATCTTCGCGGGACTCGCTGCCGGTAAATATGATGCTATCTGCTCTTCAGTTACAATTAACGAAAAGCGCAAGAAAGTAATGGACTTCTCCGAACCTTATTTCGAAGTTAAGCAGGCTGTCGTTACCAATAAAGCTTCCGATGCTAAAACTCTTGCTGACTTCAAAGGCAAGCCTGTCGGCGCACAGATAGGAACTACCGGATACTTCGCTATTAAAGCAATTGATGGAGCTATCCCCAAATCTTACGATGAGATCGGTCTCGCAATGGAAGACCTTTTCAACGGCCGTCTGGATGCGGTTGTTTGTGACGACCCCATCGCAGCCGACTTTGCTCTGCAGCAGGAAGAATACTCCAAAAAGCTTAAAATTGCTTTTACCGTAAAGAATGATAAGCCTGAATACCTCGGTGTTGCCGTTAAAAAAGGTAATGCTGAAGTTCTCGACCTGATCAATAAAGGTATCGCAGCAGTACGTGCTGACGGCACCTACGATAAAATCAAAGCCAAGTGGTTCGGCAATTAATAGCATGAACCAGCAGGCTTGAGTGTGAAAAACGAAAGCCGGGATCGGATCTCAGATTAACCGATTCCGGTTTTTTCATGCAGCCCGGATAATATTGATATGAAAGAAAAAAAAGTTAAGATTGAGGTTACGGACGGGGCAAGCATTCCTGATAGCGCCGATAAAGGTCTACTGAATGCTTGGTGGGTTTCCTTTATTGGTGCGGTCGGGATCATTGCATATTTGATCATCGCTAAGCCGGACCCATACAGAGACATTCTGCTTTTCATCCCTGATGGAATTGTGGTTACTTTCGAGGTTACCATCTGTTCTATTTTCGGGGCTTTGATTCTCGGCCTTTTTACAGGGTTGGGCAGGATTTCAAGCAATAGGGTTATCAATCTGATAGCTTCTACCTATGTTGAAGTGGTCAGGGGAATCCCGCTTCTCGTACAGTTGTTTTATATTTACTATGCAATGGGCCGGGTGCTTCAGGTGCCTGATATGCTTTCGGCCATAATTGCCATGAGTGTCTGCTACGGCGCATACATGGGTGAAGTTTTCCGCGCCGGAATCGAATCCATTGATGACGGCCAGACTGAAGCGGCACGTTCTCTTGGTTTCAGCAAGAAGGAGACCATGTTTCTGGTCATCCTGCCTCAGGCATGGCGCACTATTCTGCCTCCTGTAGGTAACGAATTTATTGCACTGCTTAAAGATTCTTCGCTGGTCTCAATTCTGGCCGTTGCGGATATTCTCAGAAGGGGACGGGAGTTCGCTGCGGAGAGTTTTCAGTATTTTGAAACGTACACAATGATCGCACTTGTTTATCTGCTGATAACCCTGATTCTTTCAAGAGCGGTGAGTCGTATGGAAGAGAGGTTGAATCATTATGACCGCTAAACCCATTATCGAAATCAAAGATGTATACAAGTTTTTCGGCGATCTGGCAGCCTTGAGTAATGTTTCCCTGGATATTCAGCAGGGTGAAAAGGTTGTAATTATCGGACCCTCAGGTTCCGGTAAAAGTACCTTGCTGCGCTCCATCAACCGTCTTGAGGAAATCAATAGAGGTTCAATTATTGTTGACGGTATGGATGTTCATGACAAGGAAAACAACATCAATACCATCCGTCAGGAACTGGGCATGGTTTTCCAGTCGTTCAACCTGTTTCCGCATAAAACAGTTTTGGAAAACCTGACTATGGCTCCAATACGGTTGAAAGGGATGGAAAAAGAGGAAGCACGCGCCATAGCTGTTGATCTTCTCAAAAAGGTCGGTATCCGTGAGAAGGCCAATGTTTATCCATCTAAACTTTCCGGCGGACAGCAGCAGCGCGTGGCAATTGCACGTGCGCTGGCTATGAACCCTAAGATCATGCTTTTTGACGAACCTACATCCGCTCTTGATCCGGAGATGATCGGTGAGGTTCTGGATGTAATGAAGAATCTGGCCCTTGAAGGTATGACCATGGTTGTAGTTACCCATGAAATGGGTTTTGCCCGTGAGGTTGCAGATAGGATTGTCTTTATGGAAGACGGTAGGATCATTGCCAGTGCTCCACCGGAAGAGTTTTTCAATAGCGCGGAACATCCCCGTCTCAAAAAGTTTTTGGATCAGATTTTGTAATTTGGGGATTTATCTCTTGTCTTTTAAGCCGGCTCTCGATTTGAGGGTCGGCTTTCTGGTTTAAGTTGCATAATTTAGTAAATGGAATATGTTCCCAATTCTATAATAATTTATTATATGAATTACTAAATTAATTCTTAAATACACGTTCATGGGGTAGTGTTGATGTCTGGGAAGCGGATTCTTGTAGTTGACGATGAGAAAATAGTGAATCTTGATATTCAGGCCACTTTAAAGCGTTTGGGCTACGTTATTGCCGGTGACGCTGTTACCGGACCTGAAGCTATCGATAAAGCCGCTGCTTCCCGACCGGATCTGGTGTTGATGGATATTAAGCTGAAAGGTGATATGGATGGGATTGAAGCGGCCAATATAATTATAAAAAAATATGACATTCCCATTGTCTTTCTTACAGCCTTTTCTGATGAAAAGACCCTCAGCAGGGCCAAACTGTCCGGGCCTTTCGGTTATCTGCTGAAACCATTTGAAGAGCGGGAGGTCCGTTCTGCCATTGAGATTGCTCTTTATAAACATGCAATGGAGCAGGAATACCGGCAGGCTGTGGCTGATGCACAAGCGGCAAACGAGGCCAAGAGTTCGTTTCTGGCAACAATAAGTCACGAATTGCGTACTCCCATGAATGGAATTCTTGGTCTGAGTGAAATCCTTCTCAGCACAGGGCTGGCTGTTGAGCAGCAGGAGTATGTTGAGTTGATAAAAGCTTCTGCGTCGTCATTGTTGAGAGTTCTTAACGACATGCTTGATTATTCAAAAATTGAGAGGAGAATTCTCGAATTACGCGAAGGTGTTTTTAATTTGCGCCAGACTCTTGCTCTGGTACTTAATTCCCACCAACCCAACGCTGCTAACAAGGGGCTTCAGTTGGAATGTTTTGTTCATCCTGATGTTGCTAAAGATTTGCAGGGTGACTCCGGAAGACTGACACAAATTTTGAATAATCTTGTTGGAAATGCGATTAAATATACCGAAACTGGGGGAATTTCCATTGAAGTTGTTCCTGACGCCAGTGATTCTGACCCTTATCCGGCAGGATGCGTGAGGCTTCTTTTTACAGTTTCGGATACCGGAGTCGGTATTTCCCGTCATGAGTCGGATGCTATTTTTGAAAGTTTCACCCAGCTTGAAGATTATATGACCCGCAAGCACGGGGGCATAGGTTTGGGATTAGCCATTACGCAGAATCTTGTTCATATGCTGCAGGGTGCCATCTGGGTCGATACGAAGCCTTCATTCGGCAGCAGTTTTCATTTTACCGCTGTATTTAAGTGTGTTGAAAAGTCCCCTGAACAGGAATTCCGTGAAGTGGATAATCAGCTCAAATTTCCTAAGCACGTGCGCATTATGCTCGCCGATGATAATATTATAACCCGTAAGGTTGTTACTGCTTTTCTGGAGAACGCAAATTGCGATCTTGAAGTTGTCGAGAATGGTCGGGAAGCGATCAGGCTTCTAACCAGTAAGCATTTTGATCTGGTTATCATGGATATTCAGATGCCGATCATGGACGGATTGGAGGCTACTCGCCTTATTCGTGGTGGATATATCGAAAATGTTAATCCGAAAGTTCCGATTTTAGCACTAACAGCCCACGCCATGAAAGGTGATAGGGAGCGCTGTCTGGGCGTCGGTATGAACGGTTATCTTTCTAAGCCTTTTGATTCTTTGGGATTGATGAATGCGTTGCTGGCGGCTGTAAGTGGCGGCAAGAGCAGCGCCACTGCCAGTGATCATGATAAGGGCGAAGTTAAAAACACATCCAGTCTCGACTTTAAAGGAACTATAGTCAGGCTGGATGGAAATGATACTTTGCTTTGTGAAATATACAGGCATTTTATGCGGCTGGTTCCTGCTCATCTTGTCAAAATGGATGAGGCTGTCGGCAAGTGCGATATTGATCTGATTAGAAGCGAGATTTGTTTTTTGCGTGGCCTGTCCCTCGATGTTGGTGCCAATAAACTTTCATCCTTGACCCAGAAAATTGAAGCGTTGCTCGAAGAAGACAAGCTGACGGAAATTGGCTGTCTTATCTCTCATTTGAAGAGTGAGGCTGAGAATACTTTTACTGAAATGTCAGATTATCTTTTTAAATCCAACTGATTTTAATTGTGCTGCTTTTGCTTATCTGGAAGTATGGGCGTCTCTCAGCGAAACTAATTATATTTAAGGATATTGAGCATGACTCCCTCAGATGAAAAGATCATTAAATCACCTGCTATCTATACATTTTTCTTGATCTTACTGCTTATCTCAGCCATCGCGCTTGGCTATTCCGTTATTAAACCTTTCATAAATACGATAATCATTTCAGTTGTCTTATGCGGAATTTTCTATCCTTTAAATAAAAAAATATGCTGCAGACTTGGGGGGCGTCCTAAAATTGGGGCTTTCCTGACAGTCCTTATTATTGTTTTTGCCATAATCATTCCGGCGGTTGTTTTTTTTCTAGGGCTTATCGGGCAAGGTGTTGATTCGGTTTCAGCAATTAATGAATGGTTGCGTACTACCGATTTTTCAACTTTTTTTAACTCCGATCATTATAACAGCTATCTCTTGTGGCTGGAGCAGAAGTTTCCGTTTATTGAAATCAGCTCAAGCGATATACAGGCCAGAATCCTCGAAATTTCGCGAAGTTTCGGACAGGCGTTGCTTACTTCTGGAACATGGCTGGCAGGAAACATGGCCAGTCTCGTGGCGCATTTTTTAATCATGATTTTCCTTGTATTTTCCTTTCTCAAGGATGGGGATCGCTTCATTGAACGTTTACGGTACCTTTCTCCTTTGCGCTGGGAGCAGGAAGATTTTATTATAGAAAGCCTCAGAAAAGTGTCAAAGTCTGTACTTATCGGAAGTCTTTTTATTGCTGTTCTGCAGGGTGTTGTAGGTGGAATAGGTCTGGCTATAGCCGGTATTCCGGGGCTTTTCTGGGGAACAATGATGAGCTTCGCCTCACTGATTCCGGTCCTTGGCACAGGATTGATCTGGCTGCCGGCTACAATTTACCTTGCTATTGTGGGCAAGGTTAAGATTGCTGTTTTCCTGATGCTATGGTGCGGAGTGCTTGTAACAGGGATTGATACAGTGCTTCGTCCGATCATAGTTCGTGAGGCTTCCCGTGTTTCAACAATCTATGTATTTCTCGCTATATTGGGTGGTATTAATGCTTTCGGGCCGTTAGGAATTCTTTACGGCCCGCTTATCCTTACTTTTCTCATGGTCATGCTCCATATCTACGGTGTAGAATTCCGGGACGTTCTTAATCATAAAAGTTAGATTCTAACCCGGGTAGAAAGCTGCACGCAGCGCAAATGAGGATCATTTCCCGCTTTTGTATGGAGTTTTATCAGGTCGCAATATTGCCGGAGTAAACTTGGACTTAAGTCTTTTTTCTTTGAGCATGCCGGCCTTGATGACTTCCCTGATCTTTACAAAAGTTTCAACTTTTCCGGGAACATTTTGGAGCATTATGTAGCCGTCTCCGCCATGTGCCAGATATGAATTTGTCGCCAGAGAGTATTTGCTGTTGTTTTGTATAGGCCTGTATCTTCCTGTTTTGTCCATAACCTTGATGTTGGAAACTCGTTTGCCTTCGGTTTTTATTCTAATCGGCTGTCCTTCTTTATCCAACTCAAGCACCTGCGCCTGTCCCTTTAAGTCAACTACAAAATGGATTCCGGAAAGCTGTAGAAAAGCCCCGGATGGCTCCGGCAGATTATGAACTGAGCGTTCAAGTAATTGTTTCAATGTCTTCCCGGTGACTTTCAATATGCTTACATTGTTTCCAAAAGGAAACATGGTTTCCAGATCTTGTTCTGTGAGTGGTCCGGCTGGAATAATTTTGTCACCCCTTATTCCTCCGCCATTTTGAAATCCGATGTCTGTGTTGAATTTTTCGCGAAGAATCGAGCTGATAATATTGCCTGCTAATGTTTCTCCCGTCCTTATTGATGCCGTCCTGGTATCAAGAGGCGAGGGGGCAATGGCAAGCGTGGCGGACCCATCTTCTGTTTTATGAATTTTATCGAAAATGAAGCTCCTTATTCTGGAATCTCCTTTAGTATTGTCGGTAATCGGAATTATGGTCCATTCGTGGTTCTTTATCATATTGGCATTCATCTTGATTTTTAGAACACCTACATAACGTCCATGGCTTCCACTTTGGACCATTAGGCCCGGAGTGGGGCCTTCCCGTGCTATGACTTCCTGTCCCGGTAAAATTTCCTTGTAACTTTGGCCGCCGCAAATAATATCAATCTGGGGGACTTCCTGTAGAATAAGCTTTTGCTGCTCAATAGTCATGTGGCTTAATAATACGATCAAATCAACTTTCTTTTTTTCTTTTAATTCGAGCGCCGTGCTACGAGCAGATTGAACGATATCAGCGGAGACTCTTATCCCAGATCCCGGATTCGAGATCAGCTTCAGTTCAGGTAAAATCATACCCATGAAGCCTACTTTAACAAAATTTCTTTCGATTACGGCGGTTCGTTTTATGTATTTTTTTAGCGGATTGCCTTTTGATAATTTGATATTGCTGATTACAGTTGGAAAATGCTTATTTTTTAAGCAGTTTACCAATGATCTGGAACCACGGTTGAATTCGAGGTTGCCGAGAGTTGAGATATCGAATCCCATCATGTGCATAGCGCCGAGGACAGTGGAGCATTTTGTATTACCCAGGGACTCTCCCATGAGATCATCACCTGTCGCTACGGTGATTGTGATGCCAGGATACTTTGTTCTATACAATTCAAATATTGACTGAATTCTTGCAAATCCACCGAAAGTACGTACCATGCTGCTGGCGTGTTGATAATTTTTTTCTTCTGCAGGGAGGAGTTGCCCATTGAGTCCTGATGTAGTTAAAAGTATCAGGTCCCAACGATCAGCAAGTGCATGTGAAGATGTTATCAGAACGACAAGTAGAGCTGCTATAATTGGAAGTATGCGCATAACAGATTCCGTGGTTGCAGTTAGTGTCACAAAAAAATAATTATGTTAGCAGTGATTAATATTGTAAATATGGCAGAATATAAGTCAGTTTTTCCTTTTTATCCAGTATAACCGTGTTCAATATAATATTAACGAGGCATGTCCCGGTGTTATTTTTGACTTTTCGCAAATTTATTTCTGTACTTTTTTTGGGAGTCTTTTTGGGTTCTCTTGTCTGCGGGTGCTCCCTATACACCTCAAAACCTTATGCGGACAACAGACCTAAAGGGTATTATCGCATTGATTCAGCAAAAGTTTCCGGGTTAATCAACCGTCTCCAGAATCAGGAAGAAGGTGGGGTTTCGTGGCATGATTTGCAGAAAGGTATTGAGCATAATTTGCGGTATCTCTCATCCAAGCCGGAAGACGGTGTGGCAGCCAGATACGGACGCATGCATCTTACCTGGGGGATGCTCAAGCAGACCAATGAAGAAATGTTGGAGCTGCTGCCTTTACTTGATGGTTCCCCTGAGTTGCTGAATGAAAGGTTCGTCTGGTATTCAATGGTTCCGCGTACTCTCTTGACCGGATATTATGAGCCGTATCTTGAAGCTTCTCTCACGCCTGATCCCGACTATCCTTATCCGCTTTACAGCATCCCGGCGGATCTTAAGACACTCGATCTTGGCAAATTCCACCATCGGTGGAAAGGTCAGAAATTGATTTACCGTCAGGAAAACGGGGAAGTCGTGCCTTATCATGACCGTGGAGAAATTGATTTTGAGGGTGCTCTGCAAAATAAGGGACTGGAGATTGCATGGGTTAAGGATCTGGTTGATGTGTTTATCCTACAGATTCAGGGGTCCGGGCGTCTGGTGCTCCCCGATGGTAGCGTGAAGCATGTGCTTTATGCCGGAAAGAACGGCCTGAAATATGTATCCCTCGGCAAGGTGCTGATCAACCGCGGTTTGCTTCCCAAAGAGGGGATGAGCATGCAGAAGATCAGGACTTTTCTCTCAGAAAATCCGCAGCTGGTTGAGGAGCTGCTTACCACCAACCCCAGTTATGTATTTTTCAGGCTTGATGATGAAGGTCCTTTCGGTTCCATGGGTGCACCGTTGACCCCAATGACCAGTGTCGCGGTTGATAGTAAAGTCCTGCCGCTTGGATCGCTTGCGCTGCTTACCACCCGTCTTCCGCAGCAGGATGATGAGACAAAGCTCCCGTTTGCACGTATGGTCATGGCGCAGGACCGTGGCGGAGCTATTAACGGAACACGGATTGATCTTTTTTGCGGGTCAGGTCCTGAAGCAGAATTTCTGGCAGGGCATCTCACTTCCTGGTCTCATATCTATCTTCCGATCAGTCGTGCTTTGGTTGAAAAAATGGAAGCCGCAAAGTGCAAAGAATAAGATGCAGGTCCGTTTAACTCATATCTTTCATAATTGTTTTGTGCTTGAAGCTGGGCAGTGCTGTTATGTTTTTGACATCCCCGCAGAAAGGTTCAGGGGTAAAAAAGTACAAACCGTTCTGCAGGAAACTATTGCCGGACGGGATGTTATTGCTTTTTTTTCTCATAGCCATCTGGATCATTTTGCACCTGATTTCAGGGAAGTCTGTTGCTCAGCTTCCTCTTTGAAGGCCATAATTTCCGATGATATCGAAGAGATGTATCCCGGGCTTGATTTTGGGGATGCGCTGGTTGTGGAGCCTGATGAAATGTATCAGTTCGCCGGGATGG
Above is a genomic segment from Maridesulfovibrio sp. containing:
- a CDS encoding PilZ domain-containing protein; protein product: MERIRILLIAAPGESRGAYLQVLQGFDVECDVAESLHDVVREHSKVKYSGFLIDIPTLLRSSAADKAEANLLSDNFPVMRLSHKSADGIRCIPTGKFSGHGSTLAEFFKESCQNFTARSLRGTKRANKVLNVLLNRDINSKNSHMEKSVALNFSEEGCFLYSVSRWRKGDTLWIAIMELNDKTPIKSEVQWAVPWGVKSQMPGIGVNFLSLSEDQADQIEAIIRAKKV
- a CDS encoding amino acid ABC transporter ATP-binding protein; protein product: MIEVQNIYKTFYVPHEVQALSNVSHTVNKGQVVVVIGPSGSGKSTFLRCLNRLEYADSGHIYIDEVDILSPKTNINKIREEVGMVFQSFNLFPHKTVLENLTIAQTVVRKRSKKEAGEIAMELLKKVGIHDKAGVYPTQLSGGQQQRVAIARSLAMGPKVLLFDEPTSALDPEMVGEVLEVMKRVAKEGMTMVVVTHEMGFAREVADEVLFMDQGMIIEKGDPEHFFTCPESERTKAFLSQIL
- a CDS encoding amino acid ABC transporter permease, which produces MSGTSMRAPGKGRNYVIFWKTVFFIGLFATIFGLYWATQQVDYVWRWERIPNYFYYQDEISINSAIEGNVTSIKKQGDNAIVTVKGENHESVQYEVPVSGLRVYEDDSVFVGDAIGVEKEWKPGVILDGLFVTLKVSAIAIVFGILLGLFTGLARISQNPALKLSAITYIELIRGTPLLVQMFIWYFVLGTLVNNMLAKYDIPQIPPLWFGIASLAIFAGAYVAEIVRAGIQSVARGQMEAARSLGMSKYYAMKHIILPQAFRRILPPLAGQFISMIKDSSLLGVIAIRELTKGTREAVSTSLQPFELWFLCALLYLLLTFAFSMFVQYLEKKMVQR
- a CDS encoding transporter substrate-binding domain-containing protein: MKRICMMLIMVLALCFAATANASDIDLAKKSTLNTILKNGELRCGIASGYIPFQMTDKKGRIVGFEIDLAREMAKAMGVKFVPVNMEFDGIIPALLTDKIDIITAGMTVNQERNLQINFAEPFMVVGQTALVNKKLEGKIKSYKDLNKPEYTIVSKLGTTGEQAAKRLLPKANYKSFDLETDAALEVLNGKADAMIYDLPFNAIFMSEQGNGKLFFLDKPFTYEPLGWGIRKGDPDFLNFLTNFLHQLKNDGRYEKLYHKWFESTAWRKSIQ
- a CDS encoding basic amino acid ABC transporter substrate-binding protein: MKKIIVSLLLAILAATPAFAGKKVISIASDCTWPPMEFVNKDKQIVGFSVDLMKACAKAAGYEVKIKNVAWDGIFAGLAAGKYDAICSSVTINEKRKKVMDFSEPYFEVKQAVVTNKASDAKTLADFKGKPVGAQIGTTGYFAIKAIDGAIPKSYDEIGLAMEDLFNGRLDAVVCDDPIAADFALQQEEYSKKLKIAFTVKNDKPEYLGVAVKKGNAEVLDLINKGIAAVRADGTYDKIKAKWFGN
- a CDS encoding amino acid ABC transporter permease: MKEKKVKIEVTDGASIPDSADKGLLNAWWVSFIGAVGIIAYLIIAKPDPYRDILLFIPDGIVVTFEVTICSIFGALILGLFTGLGRISSNRVINLIASTYVEVVRGIPLLVQLFYIYYAMGRVLQVPDMLSAIIAMSVCYGAYMGEVFRAGIESIDDGQTEAARSLGFSKKETMFLVILPQAWRTILPPVGNEFIALLKDSSLVSILAVADILRRGREFAAESFQYFETYTMIALVYLLITLILSRAVSRMEERLNHYDR
- a CDS encoding amino acid ABC transporter ATP-binding protein translates to MTAKPIIEIKDVYKFFGDLAALSNVSLDIQQGEKVVIIGPSGSGKSTLLRSINRLEEINRGSIIVDGMDVHDKENNINTIRQELGMVFQSFNLFPHKTVLENLTMAPIRLKGMEKEEARAIAVDLLKKVGIREKANVYPSKLSGGQQQRVAIARALAMNPKIMLFDEPTSALDPEMIGEVLDVMKNLALEGMTMVVVTHEMGFAREVADRIVFMEDGRIIASAPPEEFFNSAEHPRLKKFLDQIL
- a CDS encoding response regulator, which produces MSGKRILVVDDEKIVNLDIQATLKRLGYVIAGDAVTGPEAIDKAAASRPDLVLMDIKLKGDMDGIEAANIIIKKYDIPIVFLTAFSDEKTLSRAKLSGPFGYLLKPFEEREVRSAIEIALYKHAMEQEYRQAVADAQAANEAKSSFLATISHELRTPMNGILGLSEILLSTGLAVEQQEYVELIKASASSLLRVLNDMLDYSKIERRILELREGVFNLRQTLALVLNSHQPNAANKGLQLECFVHPDVAKDLQGDSGRLTQILNNLVGNAIKYTETGGISIEVVPDASDSDPYPAGCVRLLFTVSDTGVGISRHESDAIFESFTQLEDYMTRKHGGIGLGLAITQNLVHMLQGAIWVDTKPSFGSSFHFTAVFKCVEKSPEQEFREVDNQLKFPKHVRIMLADDNIITRKVVTAFLENANCDLEVVENGREAIRLLTSKHFDLVIMDIQMPIMDGLEATRLIRGGYIENVNPKVPILALTAHAMKGDRERCLGVGMNGYLSKPFDSLGLMNALLAAVSGGKSSATASDHDKGEVKNTSSLDFKGTIVRLDGNDTLLCEIYRHFMRLVPAHLVKMDEAVGKCDIDLIRSEICFLRGLSLDVGANKLSSLTQKIEALLEEDKLTEIGCLISHLKSEAENTFTEMSDYLFKSN